Genomic window (Streptomyces cadmiisoli):
CCTGGAGGGCGTCCCCTGGCACGCCAGGCTGCTCGGCTTCGACGCGAAGGGGAAGTCGTACCAGATCAACACCTGGTACCAGCCGGCCGCCGAGTCCCGCGCGCTCGCCGTCTACGACGACGTGAAGAGGAGCTTCGTCGTGCTGTGACGCCGAAGGGCCCCGCGGCGGCTGCCACGGGGCCCTTCGGGTCTGGGACGAGCGGTACGTCAGTCGCGTGCCGCCGGGACCTGGTCCCGGTCCGTCACCGCGCGGCGGCCGCGCTGCCGCACCACGGCGATCACCAGCACCACGCCGGCGACCAGCAGCGACAGCAGCACGGTCTTGCGCCCGTCGTGCTCGGTGTCGGTCAGCATGTAGCCGAGCACGAAGACGATCAGCGCGGCCGTCGCCCAGGTCAGGTACGGGTACAGCCACATCCGCACGACCAGCTTCTCCGGCGCCTCGCGCTGGATGATCTTCCGCATCCGCAGCTGGGAGAAGCAGATGACGAGCCAGACGAACAGCGCCACGGCACCCGAGGAGTTCACCAGGAAGAGGAAGACCGAGTCCGGGAACTTGTAGTTGAAGAACACGGCCACGAAGCCGAAGACCACGGAGACGAGGATCGCCGTCCGGGGCACGCCGCGGCCGGTCGTCCGGGCGAAGGACTTCGGGGCGTCACCGCGCCGGCCGAGCGAGAAGGCCATGCGGGAGGCGGTGTAGAGGCCGGAGTTGAGGCAGGACAGCACCGACGTCAGCACGATGAAGTTCATGATCTGGCCGGCGTGCGCGATACCGAGGGAGTCCAGGGCGGCGACGTACGAGCCGTCCTCGGCGATCGACTTGCTGTCCCACGGGAGCAGGGCCACCACGACGAAGATCGAGCCGAGGTAGAAGACGGCGACACGCCAGATGATGCTGTTGGTGGCCTTGGTGACGGCGCGCTGCGGGTTCTCGGACTCGCCGGCGGCCAGCGTGGCGATCTCGCTGCCCATGAAGGAGAAGACGACGAGCAGCACACCCGTGAGGATCGCGCCGGGCCCGTTGGGCAGGAAGCCGCCGTGTTCGGTCAGGTTCGCCAGTCCGGCCTGTTCGCTGTCCACGCCCGGGAGCAGGCCGAAGACGGCCAGACCGCCGATGACGATGAACGCGGCGATCGCGACGACCTTGATGCCGGCGAACCAGAACTCGAACTCGCCGTAGGAGCCGACGGAGACGAGGTTGGTGGCGGTCAGCACCACCATCACGATGAGGGCCCAGCCCCACTGGGGCACGGCCGGGATCCAGCTTTCGAGGATCGCGGCTCCGGCGGTCGCCTCGACCGCGAGGACGACCACCCAGAAGAACCAGTAGAGCCAGCCGATCGAGAACCCGGCCCAGGGCCCGAGCGCGCGGTCGGCGTGTGCGGAGAAGGAACCCGATGTCGGGTTGGCCGCGGACATCTCGCCGAGCATCCGCATCACGAGGACGACGAGCGTGCCGACGAGTGCGTACGACAGGAGGATGCCGGGGCCGGCGGTGGCGATGCCGGAACTGGAGCCGACGAAAAGGCCGGCGCCGATGACGCCGCCGATGGCGATCATCGACAGATGACGGTTCTTGAGCCCTGCTTGGAGGCCGTTGCCGGGATCGCCGGTGGCTCCGGGGCTGTTTCCGGGCTTCGTCAGGGTCGGCTGCGAAGTCATGGGACGAATTTCCTTTGCGCCGGTCGAGCTGTTTCCCCGTGCGAATGAAGAACGGGGGCTGTACGAATCGGTCCAGTGAATCGGAGGTGAACAGATAGGGGAACCTCTGAATCCGTATTGTTACTTGAGGTTTCCTTGAGGATCTGTAGCCCAGCTCACAATTCCCGGTTCGCATACCCCGCGCGGTCACGGAGAGAGGCCCATGACACACTCGTGGCCATGCGCGTGTACCTCGGCTCCGACCATGCCGGCTTCGAACTCAAGAACCACCTCGTCGAGTGGCTCGGGGCGGCCGGCCACGACCCCGTCGACTGCGGTCCCCACATCTACGACGCCCAGGACGACTACCCGCCGTTCTGCCTGCGCGCCGCGGAGCGCACGGCCGCGGACCCCGGGTCCCTCGGCATCGTGATCGGCGGCTCCGGCAACGGCGAGCAGATCGCCGCGAACAAGGTGAAGGGCGTGCGCGCCGTACTGGCCTGGAGCGAGCAGACGGCGACGCTGGGCCGCGAGCACAACAACGCCAACGTGATCGCCGTCGGCGCGCGGATGCACACGCAGGACGAGGCGACCAAGTTCGTCGAGACGTTCCTGAACACCCCCTTCACGGGTGAGGAACGTCACCAGCGCCGTATCGACATGCTCACGACGTACGAGAGCACCGGCGACCTCCCGCCGATCCCGCCGCACCACCCGCAGCAGTAACCCCCGCGGCGGGCCGCGTGGGGCACCCCCACCCGCCCGGGTGAGCCGGGCGGGTGGGCGAGCACGCCCCGGGGAGCGCCCGACACGAGCGCGGACCGGGGCGCCCCGCTGCCCGCCCACCCGCAGGCGCGACGGTGACAGAAAGGACCCGCACGGTGCCCGAGGGCCACACCATCCACCGCCTGGCCCAGGACTACGCCGCCCGCTTCGCCGACCGCGGCCCCGTCCGCGTCACCAGCCCGCAGGGCAAGTTCACCGGTGCCGCCGCGCTCCTGGACGGCTCACCCCTGCACACCGCCGACGCCCACGGCAAACACCTCTTCCTGGGCTTCCGCGATCCCGCCCCCGAGCACACCGACTGGATCCACATCCACCTCGGCCTGTTCGGCAAGGTCACCCTCGGCGACATCGGCCCGCGCACCCCCGCGCCGCCGCCCACGGACACCGTGCGCCTGCGCCTGGCCGGACCCACCGCCTACGTCGACCTGCGCGGCCCCACGACCTGCGCCCTGATCACGGACACCGAGAAGCAGGCGGTCCACGCCCGCCTCGGCCCGGACCCGCTGCGGACCGACCACCACGCCGACCCGGCCGCCGCGTACCGCCGCATATCCCGCAGCCGTACGACGATCGCCGCCCTCCTCATGGACCAGAAGGTCGTCGCCGGCGTCGGCAACGTCTACCGCGCGGAGGTCCTCTTCCGGCACGGCATCGACCCGTACCGCCCCGGCCGGGACATCACGTCCGCCGAGTGGGACGCGATCTGGACCGACCTCGTCGCCCTCATGCGGGAGGGCGTGCGCACCAACCGCATCGACACCGTCCGCCCGGAACACACCCCCGAGGCCATGGGCCGCCCGCCGCGCGTCGACGACCACGGCGGCGAGGTGTACGTGTACCGCAGGGCCGACCGGCCCTGCCACATCTGTGGCGGCGAGATCCGCACCGCCGATCTCGCCGCCCGCAACCTCTTCTGGTGCCCGACCTGCCAGCGGAACTGACCCCGCCGGCCGGCGGCGCGGCCGGCCACCGGTCAGCCGCGCCCTCGACGCCGCGGACCGAGGCACCCGAACACACCTGAACGCAGCTGAATACGGCTAGAACCCGTGCGGCAGCCACGGCGCCACCGCGCTCCCGAACGCCACCGCCGCCTCCGACAGCGCCCCGCCGCGCAGTTCGCGCACCCGCCCCGCCGCCGCCAGTGAGGCCAGGCTCACCCCGCCCAGATAGGCCGCCCCCAACTCCCGCACCGACAGGGCCAGTTCGGGCGCGTCCTCGGTACGGGTGCACGAGGCGCCCTTCGCGTCCCCGGTCAGCCGCCAACGCCCGGCGTTCCAGGGGCAGAAGTCGTCCGTCACCTCGAACACCACGTCCACCGGCGCCTGGTAGGTACGTGCCTCCAGCGCGGCCCCCACGTCCACCAGCCGTACGAACAGCGAGTCGCGCAGCCGCGGCCGGCAGCGCCGCAGGTCCGACACCAGGTACTGCCAGTCGTCGTCGACCGGCCTGCCGCGCACGGACAGCGTCGTCGTCAGGTCGATCCCGAACAGGAACCGCCACAGCGCCGCCCGCGTCCGCGGATCGAGCCCGGCCAGCTCCGTCAGCACCACCGTGCCGTTGTGCCCGCTCACGTCCCAGCCCGGCTTGACGCGGAAGCGCGCGTACCCCGTGACCTCGCCGTCCCGCTCGGCTACGACGCACTGCAGCGGCGACGCGCCGTCCCGCTCGCTCTCCGGGTCCAGCAGCCCGACCCGCTCCCAGCCCGGCTGCCGCGCGAGCATCCCGGGCCGCCCGGGCACGAGCCGCGCGTGGACCGCCTCGCACCCGTCGAGCACATCGGCGGGAGCGGCGTACCGCAGCCGTACGTCATCGGTGCCGGACGGCACCGACAGCCGCACCCGGCCGGTGTCGATCTCGGCGCTGAGCCCGAACGTCGCGGCGGCGTAGCCGAACCGGCCGTAGATCGCCGGCTCGGAGGCGGTGAGCGCCGCCAGCGGCTCGCCCCAGGAGCGGATGTCGTCCAACTGCCGCCGCATCATGGCCGTCAGCACTCCGCGCCGCCGGTGGGTGGCGGAGACACCGACCATCGTCACACCCGCCACGGGCAGCACGGCCCCGCCGGGCACGCTGAGCCGGAAGCTGAACGCCCCGGCCGTCCCCACGCAGCTGTCGCCGTCCCACGCGCCCAGCGACCGGTCGGCCTCGGTGAGCGCGTTCCACAGCTCCCGCTCCTCGGTCGATTCCGGCACCCCGCCGAAAGCGCGGATCAAGGTGTCGTACCAAGGGTCCCAGTCGTCCTGCCGCAGCACCCGCAACTCCGTCACCGGGCCTGTCGCCGAGTCGTTCGCCATGCCCTCATGCCTACCAGGGCATTGCGGGACGAGCGAGGGAATTTCTCCCTGACGGGGGCGCGGCGGCTTTCCGTGAAGTTCACTGTGGAGTCGAACCCCGGACGGGGGACAAGTGGGACCTCCCGTGCCGAGCGGCTGGTCCGATGGATAGGGTCCCGAACTAATGGCAGCAGTACAGGAGCGGCGCGCGGCGGCCGACACGATCGCGGCCCGGTTGAGGATGAGGTGGCACCGGGCCCGCGTCGGCGTGCGCAGAAGCGCCGTCGACTACTTCCGCGGCGACGGTTCGGACTGGATCGCGCTGGCCGGACTGCTGCTGACCGTCCCGCTGATCACCGTCACCACGCTCGCCAACTCGGTGTGGTGCTCCCCGGCCGCGCTGGTCCTGCCGATCGTCGCCGGCGGTCTGCTGCTGCGCCCGGCGAGCCTGCTCGGGCTGTACGCGGCTGCGGCCACGGCGCTGATCGTGGAGTCGATACAGCTCGGCCCCTACACCGAGGGCCCCTCGCGGGTGACCCCGGGCGTGGTGCTGGTCGTGGCGGCGTGCGGATTCTTCGGACTGCTGATCGCCCAGTTCCGCAGCCGGGTCGGTGTGCCGTGGCGGCGCGGCGGCACCATGCTGTTCGACCTGCGCGAACGGATCCGCGTGCAGAGCGAGCTGCCGAACCTGCCCCAGGGCTGGCACCGGGAGATGGCGCTGCGGCCGGCCGGCGGCCAGTCGTTCTCCGGCGACTTCGTCGTCGCGGCCCGGACGAACGGCGGCCGCACCCTGGAGGCCGTGCTCACCGACGTCTCCGGCAAGGGCATGGACGCCGGTTCGCGCGCCCTGCTGCTGTCGGGGGCCTTCGGGGGTCTGCTCGGCTCCCTGCCGCCGCACGCCTTCCTGCCCGCGGCGAACGGCTATCTGCTCCGCCAGGACTGGGACGAGGGCTTCGCCACCTCCATCCACCTGGTGCTCGACCTGGACTCCGGCGACTACGAGCTGTACTCCGCGGGCCATCCGCCGGGGCTCCAGCTCAGCGCGGGCAGCGGCCGCTGGGAGGAGAAGGCCGCCGAGGGCCCGCTGCTCGGTGTGTACGAGGGCGCCCAGTTCGACCCGGTGAAGGGCTCGCTGCGCCCCGGTGACGTGCTGATGCTGTTCACGGACGGACTGGTGGAGACCTCGGACCGGGACATCGTCGAGGGCATCGACCGCCTCACCGGTGAGGCGGACCGCTATGTCGCCGGGGGTTTCCACGGCGCCGCCTGGCACCTCATCGAAGCGGTCGCCAAGGACGTCAACGACGACCGCGCCCTGCTGCTGATCTGCCGGGACGGCCCCACGGCGCTGGCCGCGCGCTGAGACACTCCACGCGTGACCGACGACCAGCATCTGACGCTGCCCGAAGTAGAGGCCCTCGCCCGCACCGCGCACCAGGGCCAGACCGACAAGGCCGGCCGCCCCTACGCCGAACATCTGCGGGCCGTGGCCGACGGCGTCCGCGCGCGCGGCGGTGACGACGAGCAGATCGCGGCGGCCTGGCTGCACGACGCCGTCGAGGACGAGGCGCTGTCCGAGCGGTGGTTGCACGAGGCGGCCCTGAGCCGCCGCACCAAGGACATCGTGCTCGCGGTCACCAAGCGGGCCGGGGAGGCCCCGCAGGAGTACGCGGCCCGTATCCTCGCCACCCCCGGTGCCCTCCTGGTCAAGGAGGCGGACCTCGCCCACAACGCGGACCCGGCCCGCCTCGCCGTCCTCGACGAGGCCACCCGCACCCGGCTGGCCGGGAAGTACGCCCGGATGCGCGCCCTCCTCGGCCTGCCGGGCGCCCGGAACGCCGGCTAGGCGCCCGCCCGCTCCCGCGCCCGCTCGCTCTCCCGTTCCCGATCGCGCGCCACTTCGGCCGCGTCCCGCTTGAAGGCCCACGCCATCCTCGGCTCCATCGCGAACCGGAAGACCCGCCGGACGGGCCCGGTGCACAGCAGCGTGACGGCCGCCGCGGCAAGGACGCTCACCAGGAGTGCGCCGTACGGCTCGCGCAGCCAGGCGGCCTCGAACCAGCCGCCGTAGTCGCCGGCCTTGACCAGGAAGCCGTGCAGCAGATAGCCGTACAGCGTGCCCGCGCCCAGTGCCGTGAAGCACTGCTGACGGCCCGGCACCCAGGCGAAGAAGCACGCGGTCAGCAGCAGCGAGCAGCCGAACAGCGCGAGCAGCATGACCGGCCCGCTCCACCAGGGACCGCCCAGTTCCTGCGCGGAGTCCCGGTGGTAGAACCACCCGGTGTTCATCCGCGGCACCGCCCACCAGCCGACGAGTCCCGCCGTCGCGAACACCGGCACGGCCAGGATCCGCACCGAACGCCGGCGGACCGTCCGGAAGTGCTCCGGCTTCATGCACAGGCCCAGCACGAAGAACGGCAGGAACTGGAGCACCCGCTGGAGGTCGAGGTCGTCGCCGATGCCCGGGGTGAGGGAGGCCAGCACGGCGACACCGAGGGCGACCGGCAGTGGCCGGCGCACCAGTTTCCAGATCGGGGTGGTGAGCCGCCAGACGAACAGCGCGACCAGGAACCAGGTCAGATACCAGGGGTCCAGCAGGCTGATCTCCTGGCCCGGATCGTCCCCGGCGAACCGCTCGAAGAGGGAATAGGCGGTCTCGAAGAGGACGTACGGCACGGCGACACCGGTGACCAGCCGTGTGAGCCGGTCCGGGCGCATGTCGAAACTGCGCGAGAAGTAACCGGAGACGATGATGAACGCCGGCATGTGGAAGGCGTACACGACCATGTACGCGGCCTCCAGCGTCCGGCTGTCGTCCATCAGCGGTTCCCAGGCATGGGCCACGGCCACCAGGACGATCGCCAGATATTTGGCGTTGTCGAAGAAGGCGTCGCGCTGCTCGGTCTCCCGGCCCCGCGTCGTCCGCGGGCTCGGCACTCCCGGGGGGTGGGACATCTGAGGCACCCTAAAGTCGTCCGCGAGCCCGCTCGGAACTCGCCGTGTCATTCCTGGTTCAGGGCGCGGCTACCCCCGCTTTGCGCGAAGTAGCGACACCGCCGAGTGACGGTCGACACATCCCCATGAGGGCGCCCGGGCATGGATACCGGGCAATTCGCGATATCTACGACCGCGTTGGCTTCATGGGGAAATTACCGCGATGAATTCCCCGGCGGGGTACGGCGGGTGGGCGCGCCCGGCGCCGGGGCCGTGGCCGGTCCGCGCCCGGCGTTACGTCACGTGCCGCATACGGGGGGCGTGTTGGTGGCACGATGGTTCTGGCGGGGGTGCGCGGGCTCGCATCCCCCGGCCGGGAGAGCGGACCGACCGAGGGTGTGATCAGTTGTGGCCATTTCACTGTCAGTGGTGCTGCTGTTGGCGATCATCCTGGTGGTGATGATGCGAGGGGGCTCGATCAAGGCGGGTCCCGCCATCGTGGCGATCCTCTTCGGTTTCTTCCTCGCCTCGACCGGCATGGCCCCGTCGATCAACCGCTTCCTCGACTCGATAGCGGAGACGATCAACTCGATCAACTTCTGACGCCGTGCGGGGAACGGCGCGGGGGTGCTGCCCGGAACCGCCGGTGCGGTGAACCGGCGCCGCGCGATGCCCCCGGCCACCCGTGCGGCGAGCCGGCGCGCCGGACCCCGAGGACGGCCCGGCCCGGCTCGGCGGCCCGGCACGGCCGCGACACCGGCGGCGGTGGCACGCGGGCGCGGGCACGTGCGGGCACGACCATTTCGCCCGACCCCGGAGACGCCCGGGGACGACTGAGGCCCAGGCAGTGGGGAAAACCCCTCTGACCTGGGCCTGAGTCCTGCTGGAGCGGGCGACGGGAATCGAACCCGCGTAGCCAGTTTGGAAGACTGGGGCTCTACCATTGAGCTACGCCCGCATACGGCGCGCCGCAGGTCAGGTGACCGCGGCACAGGAGGCATCCTAGCGGGTCGGCCCCCCTGGCCGCACACCCCCTTCCGCCGACCGTGGACACCGGGTGCGGCGGTCGGTAAATGCGGCAGTCCCGCTGCGTGCGGGCATGTACCCTACGTGTCGCACCAGACGGGGTGTGGCGCAGCTTGGTAGCGCGTCCGCTTTGGGAGCGGAAGGCCGTGGGTTCAAATCCCGCCACCCCGACCAGTCACCCGGTCACCCCACGTGATCGCCTTTTGGGGCGTGTACCTGCTGCCGTTACTATGCAAGCTGCACGCCCGTGTGTCTCATTCACTGAAGTCCTCCGGGCGGCCACATCCGTCGGGCCCGTCGGGTCCCGGCAGAACCCGAGAAGTCAGCCACAAGGAGACCGAACCGTGAAGAGCGCCGTGGAGAACCTGAACCCGACCCGGGTTCGGCTCACTGTCGAGGTGCCCTTCGAGGAGCTCAAGGACAGCCTCGACGCGGCGTACAAGAAGATCAACCAGCAGGTCACGGTGAAGGGCTTCCGCAAGGGCAAGATCCCCGCCCGGGTCATCGACCAGCGGTTCGGCCGTGGCGCCGTGCTGGAGGAGGCCGTCAACGACGCGCTTCCGAAGTTCTACACGGAGGCGGTCAACGAGGCCGAGCTCAGTGTGCTGGGCCAGCCCGAGGTCGACATCACCGAGCTGAAGGACGGCGAGACGCTGAACTTCACCGCCGAGGTCGACATCCGCCCGGTCATCGAGATCCCGGACTACTCCGGCATCGAGGTCGAGGTCGACGCCGTCGAGGTGACCGACGAGGACATCGACAAGTCCGTCGAGCAGCTGCGCGAGCGCTTCGCCTCGACCACGCCGGTCGAGCGCGCCGCCGAGGACGGCGACGTCGTGACGGTCGACCTGGAGGCCAAGGTCGACGGCGAGGTCCTGGAGGACGGCGTCGCCGAGGGCGTCTCCTACACCATCGGCTCCGGCGAGCTGCTGGAAGGCATCGACGACGCCGTGAAGGGCCTGGAGGCCGGTGGCGAGGCCACCTTCACCTCCGAGCTCAAGGGCGGCTCCGCGGCCGGCCGTGAGGCCGAGGTCACCGTCAAGGTCGGCCAGGTCGCCGCGCGCGAACTGCCCGAGCTGGACGACGAGTTCGCGCAGCTCGCGTCCGAGTTCGACACCCTCGAGGAGCTCCGTGCCGACAGCCGCAAGCGGCTGGAGAACATGAAGCAGTTCGACCAGGCCACGCAGGCCCAGGAGCGCGTGCTGGAGAAGCTGCTCGAGCTGGTCGAGGTCCCGGTCCCCGAGAAGCTGCTCGAGGACGAGATCAACACCCGCAAGCACAACCTCGAGCACCACCAGCTCGGCCAGATGGGCCTGACCCTCGACAAGTACCTGGAGCTCCAGGGCAAGACCGCCGAGGAGTTCGAGACCGAGACCCACGAGGCCGCGGTCAAGGGCATCAAGACCCAGTTCGTCCTCGACGAGCTGGTCAAGCAGGAGAAGCTCAACGTCAACCAGGAGGAGCTCACCGAGCACCTCATGCGGCGTGCGGCCTCCTCCGGCATGTCCCCCGACCAGTTCGCCCAGGCCGTCGTCGAGCAGGGCCAGGTCCCGCTGCTGGTCGGCGAGGTCGCCCGCGGCAAGGCGCTGGCCGTCGTCGTCGAGTCCGCCACGGTGAAGGACACCAACGGCGAGATCGTCGACCTGGACGACGAGGACGAGACCGAGACGGCCGCCGAGGTCGCCGCCGAGGTCACGGAGGGTGACGCCGCCGCGGAGAAGTCCGAGGACTGACGCCACCGGCGGTACAGGACGTAGTGCAGGCCCCGGGGACGGATCGCGTCCCCGGGGCCTGTTCGTCTGGCGGCGGGCGCCCGCCGCCAGGGGGCGTGGGCAGCCGTGTGACGAGCCGTGCCGCGCCGCCGCGGAGCCCGCGGCCGGCGACCCGCGCACGGCCCCTCACGAGGCCGTGGCGGCCTCCTGTGGCGTTCGCCGGCGCTACGCCCCCGGCGAACACGTCCCTCCGCGGGATTCCCCGAAGGGAGCCGCGCGTTAGGGTCCATGAGTACGAGGGCAGGGGAGTCCCCGAAGCCGACCCGGCCAGGGTCCCGGCCCCGGCAGAACACGTGAGACGGCCCGGCGCCGTCGTAAGACGAGCAGGTGGATACGTGACGAATCTGATGCCCTCCGCCGCCGGCGAGCCTTCCATCGGTGGTGGCCTCGGCGACCAGGTCTACAACCGGCTGCTCAACGAGCGGATCATCTTCCTCGGCCAGCCGGTCGACGACGACATCGCGAACAAGATCACCGCACAGCTGCTGCTCCTTGCCGCCGACCCGGACAAGGACATCTACCTGTACATCAACAGCCCCGGCGGTTCGATCACGGCGGGCATGGCGATCTACGACACCATGCAGTTCATCAAGAACGACGTGGTGACCATCGCCATGGGTCTCGCGGCCTCGATGGGCCAGTTCCTGCTCAGCGCCGGCACCCC
Coding sequences:
- a CDS encoding ribose-5-phosphate isomerase, with translation MRVYLGSDHAGFELKNHLVEWLGAAGHDPVDCGPHIYDAQDDYPPFCLRAAERTAADPGSLGIVIGGSGNGEQIAANKVKGVRAVLAWSEQTATLGREHNNANVIAVGARMHTQDEATKFVETFLNTPFTGEERHQRRIDMLTTYESTGDLPPIPPHHPQQ
- a CDS encoding PP2C family protein-serine/threonine phosphatase, whose product is MAAVQERRAAADTIAARLRMRWHRARVGVRRSAVDYFRGDGSDWIALAGLLLTVPLITVTTLANSVWCSPAALVLPIVAGGLLLRPASLLGLYAAAATALIVESIQLGPYTEGPSRVTPGVVLVVAACGFFGLLIAQFRSRVGVPWRRGGTMLFDLRERIRVQSELPNLPQGWHREMALRPAGGQSFSGDFVVAARTNGGRTLEAVLTDVSGKGMDAGSRALLLSGAFGGLLGSLPPHAFLPAANGYLLRQDWDEGFATSIHLVLDLDSGDYELYSAGHPPGLQLSAGSGRWEEKAAEGPLLGVYEGAQFDPVKGSLRPGDVLMLFTDGLVETSDRDIVEGIDRLTGEADRYVAGGFHGAAWHLIEAVAKDVNDDRALLLICRDGPTALAAR
- a CDS encoding GNAT family N-acetyltransferase — translated: MANDSATGPVTELRVLRQDDWDPWYDTLIRAFGGVPESTEERELWNALTEADRSLGAWDGDSCVGTAGAFSFRLSVPGGAVLPVAGVTMVGVSATHRRRGVLTAMMRRQLDDIRSWGEPLAALTASEPAIYGRFGYAAATFGLSAEIDTGRVRLSVPSGTDDVRLRYAAPADVLDGCEAVHARLVPGRPGMLARQPGWERVGLLDPESERDGASPLQCVVAERDGEVTGYARFRVKPGWDVSGHNGTVVLTELAGLDPRTRAALWRFLFGIDLTTTLSVRGRPVDDDWQYLVSDLRRCRPRLRDSLFVRLVDVGAALEARTYQAPVDVVFEVTDDFCPWNAGRWRLTGDAKGASCTRTEDAPELALSVRELGAAYLGGVSLASLAAAGRVRELRGGALSEAAVAFGSAVAPWLPHGF
- the tig gene encoding trigger factor — encoded protein: MKSAVENLNPTRVRLTVEVPFEELKDSLDAAYKKINQQVTVKGFRKGKIPARVIDQRFGRGAVLEEAVNDALPKFYTEAVNEAELSVLGQPEVDITELKDGETLNFTAEVDIRPVIEIPDYSGIEVEVDAVEVTDEDIDKSVEQLRERFASTTPVERAAEDGDVVTVDLEAKVDGEVLEDGVAEGVSYTIGSGELLEGIDDAVKGLEAGGEATFTSELKGGSAAGREAEVTVKVGQVAARELPELDDEFAQLASEFDTLEELRADSRKRLENMKQFDQATQAQERVLEKLLELVEVPVPEKLLEDEINTRKHNLEHHQLGQMGLTLDKYLELQGKTAEEFETETHEAAVKGIKTQFVLDELVKQEKLNVNQEELTEHLMRRAASSGMSPDQFAQAVVEQGQVPLLVGEVARGKALAVVVESATVKDTNGEIVDLDDEDETETAAEVAAEVTEGDAAAEKSED
- a CDS encoding HD domain-containing protein, with product MTDDQHLTLPEVEALARTAHQGQTDKAGRPYAEHLRAVADGVRARGGDDEQIAAAWLHDAVEDEALSERWLHEAALSRRTKDIVLAVTKRAGEAPQEYAARILATPGALLVKEADLAHNADPARLAVLDEATRTRLAGKYARMRALLGLPGARNAG
- a CDS encoding Fpg/Nei family DNA glycosylase, with protein sequence MPEGHTIHRLAQDYAARFADRGPVRVTSPQGKFTGAAALLDGSPLHTADAHGKHLFLGFRDPAPEHTDWIHIHLGLFGKVTLGDIGPRTPAPPPTDTVRLRLAGPTAYVDLRGPTTCALITDTEKQAVHARLGPDPLRTDHHADPAAAYRRISRSRTTIAALLMDQKVVAGVGNVYRAEVLFRHGIDPYRPGRDITSAEWDAIWTDLVALMREGVRTNRIDTVRPEHTPEAMGRPPRVDDHGGEVYVYRRADRPCHICGGEIRTADLAARNLFWCPTCQRN
- a CDS encoding ATP-dependent Clp protease proteolytic subunit, yielding MPSAAGEPSIGGGLGDQVYNRLLNERIIFLGQPVDDDIANKITAQLLLLAADPDKDIYLYINSPGGSITAGMAIYDTMQFIKNDVVTIAMGLAASMGQFLLSAGTPGKRFALPNAEILIHQPSAGLAGSASDIKIHAERLLHTKKRMAELTSLHTGQSVEQITRDSDRDRWFDAQEAKDYGLIDDVIPTAAGMPGGGGTGAGS
- a CDS encoding amino acid permease produces the protein MTSQPTLTKPGNSPGATGDPGNGLQAGLKNRHLSMIAIGGVIGAGLFVGSSSGIATAGPGILLSYALVGTLVVLVMRMLGEMSAANPTSGSFSAHADRALGPWAGFSIGWLYWFFWVVVLAVEATAGAAILESWIPAVPQWGWALIVMVVLTATNLVSVGSYGEFEFWFAGIKVVAIAAFIVIGGLAVFGLLPGVDSEQAGLANLTEHGGFLPNGPGAILTGVLLVVFSFMGSEIATLAAGESENPQRAVTKATNSIIWRVAVFYLGSIFVVVALLPWDSKSIAEDGSYVAALDSLGIAHAGQIMNFIVLTSVLSCLNSGLYTASRMAFSLGRRGDAPKSFARTTGRGVPRTAILVSVVFGFVAVFFNYKFPDSVFLFLVNSSGAVALFVWLVICFSQLRMRKIIQREAPEKLVVRMWLYPYLTWATAALIVFVLGYMLTDTEHDGRKTVLLSLLVAGVVLVIAVVRQRGRRAVTDRDQVPAARD
- a CDS encoding acyltransferase family protein; protein product: MSHPPGVPSPRTTRGRETEQRDAFFDNAKYLAIVLVAVAHAWEPLMDDSRTLEAAYMVVYAFHMPAFIIVSGYFSRSFDMRPDRLTRLVTGVAVPYVLFETAYSLFERFAGDDPGQEISLLDPWYLTWFLVALFVWRLTTPIWKLVRRPLPVALGVAVLASLTPGIGDDLDLQRVLQFLPFFVLGLCMKPEHFRTVRRRSVRILAVPVFATAGLVGWWAVPRMNTGWFYHRDSAQELGGPWWSGPVMLLALFGCSLLLTACFFAWVPGRQQCFTALGAGTLYGYLLHGFLVKAGDYGGWFEAAWLREPYGALLVSVLAAAAVTLLCTGPVRRVFRFAMEPRMAWAFKRDAAEVARDRERESERARERAGA